CGCTCGATCGCGCGGCGATCGAACAGCGGCTGCTGGTGCTGGGTCTGCACGGCGGTGTCGCCGAGAACGGCGAGTTGCAGGCGATGTGCGAGATGCGCGGCGTGCCGTTCACCGGGTCGGGCGCGGCGGCGTCGCATCTCGCCTTCGACAAGGTGGCCGCCAAGCGGTTCGCCGCGATCGCCGGCGTGCGCGCGCCGGCCGGCATCGCGCTGGCGGAGGCCGAGGCGGCGCTGGCCGCCCACGGCCGGCTGATCGCCAAGCCGGCCCGCGACGGGTCGAGCTACGGCCTGTTCTTCATCAATGCGAAGCAGGACCTGGTCGCGGTGCGCGACGCGGCGAGGTCCGAGGACTATCTGATCGAGCCGTTCGTCTCCGGCATCGAAGCGACCTGCGGCGTGCTGGAGCAGGCCGACGGCTCGCTGCTGGCGCTGCCGCCGATCGAGATCGTGCCGGCCGACGGCGGCTTCGACTACACCGCGAAATATCTCGCCAAATCGACCCAGGAGATCTGCCCCGGCCGGTTCGCGCCGCAGATCTCGGCGAGGATCATGGAGGATGCCGTGAAGGCGCATCGGGTGATGGGCTGCCGCGGCTATTCGCGCTCCGACTTCATCGTCGTCGCCGACGGTCCGATCTTTCTCGAGACCAATACGCTGCCCGGACTGACCAAGGCCTCGCTCTATCCCAAGGCGCTGCAGGCGCAGGGGATCGCCTTCGTCGATTTCCTCCACGGCCAGA
The DNA window shown above is from Rhodopseudomonas palustris HaA2 and carries:
- a CDS encoding D-alanine--D-alanine ligase family protein; this encodes MRQTILFGGTSKERLVSVASAQALHAALPDAELWFWNDDDSVHAVTAEALLAHARPFEEAFRPAGENIGPLERALDRAAIEQRLLVLGLHGGVAENGELQAMCEMRGVPFTGSGAAASHLAFDKVAAKRFAAIAGVRAPAGIALAEAEAALAAHGRLIAKPARDGSSYGLFFINAKQDLVAVRDAARSEDYLIEPFVSGIEATCGVLEQADGSLLALPPIEIVPADGGFDYTAKYLAKSTQEICPGRFAPQISARIMEDAVKAHRVMGCRGYSRSDFIVVADGPIFLETNTLPGLTKASLYPKALQAQGIAFVDFLHGQIALAERGARR